One Ferribacterium limneticum genomic window, TTTGCGGAAATGGCCGAGTTCGTGGGCCAGCACGGCTTCGACTTCCGGTGGTTCAAGGCGGGAGAGCAGGGTATCGAAAAAGACGATGCGCTTGGTGTTGCCGAAGCCGGTGAAATAGGCGTTGCCGTGGCTCGAACGCTTTGATCCGTCCATGATGAACAGGCCGGAGGAGCGGAAGCCGCAGCGGGTGAGCAGGGCTTCGATGCGTGATTTCATTTCGCCGTCTTCAAGTGGCGAGAACTTGTTGAAGAGCGGCGCGATCCAGGTCGGGTAAACGAACATGATGAGCAGGTTGAAACCGCTCCAGAACAGCCAGACGTAAAGCCACCAGTACTGGCCCATGGCGCCCATCAGCCAGAGTACGGCGGCGATGACCGGGGCGCCGATGGCGATGCCGAGCACGGTTTGCTTGAGCAGGTCGGCGAAGAACAGGCCGAGGGTCATGCGGTTGAAGCCGTGCCGGGCTTCGATGACGAACTGGCTGTAGAGCGACAGCGGCAGGTCGATCAGGCCGGAAATGATCATGACGCTGAAGATCATGGCCAGGCCGTAGGCGAGGCCGTCCAGGCGGAGTGACCAGAAATCGTGCAGGACAGCAAGACCGCCACCGAGGGTAAAGGCCAGAAGCAGCACAGCCTCAATCAGCGTGCCGACAATGGCCGTCTTGCTGCGGTCGACGGTGTAATCAGCCGCTTTTTGATGCGCCGGCAGGGCAATGCGTTCGGCGAAATCAGCCGGCACGGCATTGCGATGGGCGGCGACGAAACGGATGTGGCGCAGTTTGAGCCAGAGGCGGACTGCTACGGTCAACCCGAAAAAAAGGAGAAAAATGAAAGTGAAGTCAGGTGTCACGGATGGGGGACCAAAGCTGTGCGAAAATCGCGGTTTTCAAGGATTCGGGCAATTATATGGCAGGCACTGCAAACAACCTCGTCTGGCTGGACATGGAAATGACCGGTCTGAACCCGGATGGCGACCGCATTATCGAAATGGCCATGGTCGTCACCAATTCGGAGCTCGAAATGGTCGCCGAATCGCCCGCCTGGGTTGTCCATCAATCCGACGAAATCCTCGCCGGCATGGATGATTGGAACCAGAAAACCCACGGTCGTTCCGGTCTGATCGACAAGGTCAAGGCATCGACGATGAATGAGGCTGAAGTCGAAGCCCAGGCGCTCGAGTTTTTGAAGAAATATTCGCTGGCCGGCCACTCGCCGATGTGTGGAAACTCGATCGGCCAGGATCGTCGTTTCATGGCCCGCTACATGCCGACGCTGGAAGCCTTTTTCCATTACCGGAATCTTGATGTCAGCACCCTCAAGGAGCTCTGCAAGCGCTGGCAGCCGGAGATCTACAAAGGCTTCAAGAAAAAGAGCAAGCACACGGCGCTGGCCGATATTTACGAATCAATCGATGAAATGAAGTATTACCGCGAGCACTTCCTGAAGGGGTAATCGCACCGCAACCGCTGCACCCCAAGCTTGCTTTTTGCCGGGTGCGCGCTCAGCGCCGGAAGAGACGGAAAGTTTCCTTGCGGTCGCCGGGGCGGTTGCCTTCCCAGACCTTGGTCCACTTGCCGTTCGGTGCCGCCAGTTCGCTGCGCGTGTCGCCGACGACCAGGAGCCAGTTGCAAGCCTGTCCGGTCTTTGAGTTTTCGTTTGTCGGTTCGATGCCGACGAAATAGGACAGCGAGGCAAGCTGGGTTTGATTCAGCCCACGCTCGGCCAGGCAGCCGTGATCAGCCGGCAAGGTCTGAGCAATAGCCTGGGCGACCGGGCGATAGGATTTGTTGAAGTCGAACCACGGCATGATCAGCGTCGTCGCCAGCAGCCACAGCGTCGTGCAACCCAGCGTCCAGTGCGTCAAGCTGCGATACGGCGAGCGCGGCGCGGTGACGATCAGCCAGATCCACCACGCGGTTGCGGCCAGGCCGACGACCAGGGCCAGCAGATCGAATTGACCGACGAAGCCGGGGCGCAGCACCACGGCGCGCTTGGCCATTTGCCCCGGCCAGCCAAGGGCCATGGCGGACCAGCCGAGCCAGACGATGCCAATGAACAGGCTGAAGGTCGACATCGCGAACCAGTCGAAGGCATTGGCTGCCCCACGGCGCAAGGCCAAAGCCCCTGGTGTGGCGAGCAGCGCCAGCGGCGGCAACAGAAGCAGGGCGGGAATCTGGCGCGGACGGTAGGCCCAGGCCAGCAGCAACAAGGTAAGCAACAGAAAGACAAGCGGCAGCAACTGCGCCGGCGCCTTGATCTCCTTGCGCCTGAGGCGCAGCGTCCATATTGCCAAGGGAAAGGCAGGGAAGGCGAACCACGGCAGCATGGCAATGAAACGGCCACCACCATCAAGGGAAAATGGCGTTTTCAACGGTGTCAGTTCGGTGGCCAGCCAGCCGTGGAAGCGAGCCGGTTCCAGATTGAGCAGCAGCAAGGGCCAGGGCAGGATCAGCACAGTCGCGATGGCCAGGCCGATGAGCAGGGTGTGCAGGGCCTTCGGCCGGTCCGGCGACAACCACCAGGCGACGGGCGCGATGGCCAGCAAGGGCAGGGTCGGGGCGATGCCGGTGCCGAGCAGGCAGCCAGCCACGGCGAGGCCGTAGAAAATGCCGGTCAGGCGCGGTTTGCGGCCGATGGCAGCGAGCCCGCCGAGTCCGCCGGCATAGGCGGCGAGCGCGATGAGCATCGGCTGTGCGTCGTGGGCGTGGAAGAGCAGGCCGGCACAGCCGGCGAGCAGCAGCGGGCTGGCTGCCGCATTGTCCTCGCCATACAGTTCGCGGCCGGCGTAATAAAGACCCATGAGCGCCAGCGCCACCCAGATGCCGCTGGCCAGACGCATCGCTTCATGCAACGGCAACAGGCCGCCGAACAGCATGCCGGTCAGTGCGGCGCTCCAGTAGTAGAGCGGCGGTTCGTGGAAGGGGCGGCCAGCGATGTCGGGCGATAGCCAGTCACTGTAGTTCAGCATGTGCCAGGCGGCGCCAATGTGGATGGCGTCCTCGCCCTTCCACGGGTCGCGGCCGAACAGGCCGGCCAGCACGTAGAAGGCAAGGATGGCAGCGAGCACCCAGCCGGCCGGCGGCAGGCGGATGCCCCGACGCAAGGTGTCGCGAATCAGCGTGAGCGAGTCAGGCATGAGTCAGAGAATCTTTGCCAGAAATGAAAAAGGCAGCCATAAGGCTGCCTTTTATACCGTAATTCGTGCCGATCAGGCAGCAGCCTTGCCGCGCATGGCGCCGAATTTCTGGTTGAAGCGTTCAACACGGCCGGCGGTGTCGACGATCTTCTGCTTGCCGGTGTAGAACGGGTGGCAGAGCGAACAAACTTCGACGTGAAGGGCCTTCTTCATGGTCGACTTGGTCGTGAAGGTGCTGCCGCAGGAGCAGGTCACCTGAATCTCGTTGTAATCCGGATGGATATTGGCTTTCATCTTTAGTCCTTAAGTCAAGCGACCGGCGGATGTGGCCGATCTGGTAAGCCGGTCATTATCGTTGAATAATCACCGGCTTGCAATATTTATATTAGCCGCGACGCATGGCGTCAAAGAACTCCTGGTTGCCCTTGGTGGACTTGACCTTGTCGAGCAGGAATTCCATCGCTTCGAGATCGTCCATCGGGTAGCAGAGTTTGCGCAGAACCCACATTTTTTGCAGGACGTCCGGCTTGAGCAGAAGTTCTTCGCGACGGGTACCCGAACGATTGACGTTGACCGCCGGGTACATCCGCTTCTCGGCCATGCGACGGTCGAGGTGGATTTCGGAGTTGCCGGTACCCTTGAACTCTTCGTAGATGACTTCGTCCATGCGTGAGCCGGTGTCGATCAGGGCTGTAGCGAGGATGGTCAGCGAACCGCCTTCTTCAATATTGCGCGCCGCACCGAAGAAGCGCTTCGGCTTCTGCAGGGCATTTGCGTCGACGCCGCCGGTCAGCACCTTGCCGGAAGCCGGCTGGACGGTGTTGTAGGCGCGGGCGAGGCGGGTGATCGAATCAAGCAGGATGACGACATCCTTCTTGTGCTCGACCAGGCGCTTGGCTTTCTCGATGACCATTTCGGCAACCGCGACGTGGCGGGTAGCCGGTTCGTCAAAAGTCGAGGCAACGACCTCACCTTTGACGGTGCGGGTCATTTCAGTGACTTCTTCCGGACGCTCGTCGATGAGCAGGACGATCAGGATAACTTCCGGGTGGTTGGCGGTGATGGCGTGGGCAATGTTTTGCAGCATCACCGTCTTGCCGGTCTTTGGCGGAGCGACAAGCAGGCCGCGCTGACCGCAACCGACCGGCGCAATCATGTCGATGACGCGGCTGGTGATATTTTCTTCGGACTTGATGTCGCGCTCGAGCTTGAGGTGACGCGTCGGATGCAGCGGCGTCAGGTTCTCGAACATGATTTTGTGCTTGTTGGCTTCCGGCGGGAAGCCGTTGATCGACTCCAGCTTGGTCAATGCAACGTAGCGTTCGCCTTCCTTCGGCGTGCGGATCTCGCCTTCGACGGTGTCACCGGTGCGCAGGTTGAAGCGGCGAACTTGCGATGGAGAGACGTAAATGTCGTCCGGATTGGCGAGGTAGGAGGTGTCGGAGGAGCGGAGGAATCCGAAGCCGTCCGACAGTACTTCCAGTGTGCCATCACCGTAGATGGTTTCGCCGTTTTTGGCCTTGGCTTTCAGGATGGCGTAGATCAGCTCCATCTTGCGCATGCGGTTGGCGTTTTCGATGGCCAGTTCGGTAGCCATATCCAGCAGTTTGCTGACGTGTAGTGTTTTTAGTTCGGAAAGTTGCATGTAGGAGTGTGTGGCGCCAATCGAATATGGGCCGGGCTGCTGCCCGAGACCGGGGCGCAAGAGCTTGGGAGCTTTTGGGTGGGGAGTGATGTCCGGGCACTTGGCCGGGGGCATCTGCCTGAAAGTGCAGGACGCACCTTCAGGCCGGGAGACTACGGAGATTACAGGTTGCTGTCAATAAAAGCAGCGAGTTGGGACTTGGACAGTGCGCCAACCTTGGTTGCTTCGATGTTGCCGTTCTTGAAAATCATCAAGGTCGGAATGCCGCGGATGCCGTACTTCGCCGGGGTGCCCTGGTTGTCATCGATATTGACCTTGGCAACCTTGAGTTTGCCGGCATATTCGGTGGCCACTTCGTCGAGGATCGGAGCGATCATCTTGCAGGGGCCACACCATTCGGCCCAGTAGTCGACGAGAACGGGCTGCTGCGATTGCAGCACTTCCGCTTCAAATGTGTCGTCGGTTACGTAATGGATGTGCTCGCTCATGGTTGCCTCATGGGATGGGTGAAACGAATCGGTAAGTTTGCGCCGGATTGGCGACGTGAGTGTGGCGTGATGCTAGCGAAAAAAGAAGCGCAGGGGAAGCATCGGCATCAGGGTTTAAGCAGATTGGCTAGTTCGACCGCGGTTTTTACCTGCATTTTGTCGAAAAGATTGGCTCGATGCACCTCGACGGTGCGCATGCTGATGTTCAATTCGTCGGCGATGACCTTGTTGAATTTGCCGAGTAAAACGAGTTCCATGATTTGCCGCTCGCGCGTGGTCAATGTCGAAATTCGTGCTTTTACCGAGTCGACCGTAGCATTGGCCGCACGCTGGCGCGCGTCGAGGGCCATCGCTTCCTCGATGCGCGTGGCCAGATCGTTGTCGTTGAGGGGCTTTTCGAAGAAATCGAAGGCGCCTTTCTTGAGCGTGCTTACTGCCAGCGGGACATCGCCGTGGCCAGTCAGAAAAATTACTGGCAACGCCGATTTTCTTTCGAGCAATTGATCAAAGCAGTCGAGGCCGCTGATGCCGGTCATTCGCATGTCGAGGACGACGCAGCCGCTGGTGGCAGGAGTCCAGGCAGCGAGAAAGCTTTCGGCCGAATCATAGGCGGCATAAGGAATGCCGCGCGAGGTCAGTAGCCAGGCCAGGGCGTCACGGATAGCATCGTCGTCATCGACCAGGTGGGCTTGGGGGGCGCTCATGCGGTCTCCATCGGCAGGGTGAAGATGAATATCGTACCGCTTCCGGTTGGCGACTGCAGATTGTCTTCGACCCACAATCGGCCGCGGTGAAATTCGATGATGGAGCGGCAGATCGACAGGCCGATACCCATGCCCTCGGGCTTGGTCGTAAAAAAGGCGGTAAATAACTTGTCGCGGATTTCTGGAGCGATGCCACTGCCACAGTCGCTGACGCTGACATGCAGTTCGTTTTCGACGATTTCGGTGGCAATTTTTAGTGTGCGATTGGGTTCATCGTTGGCGGACATCGCTTCCATGCCATTCCTGATCAGGTTCAGAAGGACTTGTTCCAGCATCAGTCGGTCAGCCGGGATGGGGGGGAGTTGCGGTATGGAGCATTCAATCCGGACATGTCGCTTGCGCGCCTCGGCTTCGACGAAACCCAGGCAATCTTCAAGGACATCGCCGAGCAGGCAGGGCGCGCGTTTGGGTTCGCTCTTGCGGACGAAGTCGTGGACGCGGCGGATGATCTTGCCAGCGCGCTGGGCTTGCACCCCGATTTTTTCCAGAACCGGCAGAATATCTTGTGGCGTGGCCTTGCCGCTGCCAAGCAAATTCTGGCAACCGGTGTTGTAGCTGGCGATGGCAGCAAGTGGCTGATTCAATTCGTGGGCAAGCGTCGACGCCATTTCGCCCATGGTGACCAGGCGGGAAGTGAATTGCAGTTGTTCCTGTTGCTGGCGTGCCAGTTCTTCGGCTCGTTTTCGTTCAGTGATGTCGAGTACCGAGGCCATCCAGCCGGTATGTCTTCCGCTGCCATCGATGAGCTTGGCCTCGTAGACAAGTGCGTGGAAACGCTCGCCGTTCTTGCGCATGAAGGTGATTTCAAAGCCGTCTGTTGGTGCTTCGCCAGCCAGTACGGTCTGGTGCATGGCATAGGTTTCTTCCAGTTGCTCCGGTGCCCAATAGGGCATCGGCGGCGCCTGGTTGACCAGTTCGCCGGCATTGAATCCGGTCATTCTGCAGAAGGCCGGATTAACGTAGATGACGCGTCCGAGCAGGTCTCGAGCGCGCATGCCGACGGTCAGCGAGTCTTCCATGGCGGCCCGGAAGGCATGTTCTTCCCGAAGCGCATCTTCGGCAAGAGAACGTTTTTTCATCAGGTCGCGAACCAGCCACAGGCTCCAGAAGACCCCGGCAGCGAGCAAGATGATGGCGGCAACCAGCAGGCGTTGTAGTGAGTTATCCGGGGCGTTGTAGTTTGTTACCCGCAGCAACAGTCCGGATCCGGGGGGGTCGAAGGGGATTTCGTAGCTCTGGCTGCGGTTGCCGGAAATATGAGTTTTTGTGGCGAATTGGAGATCGTTGTCGTCGACAATCTCGACTTTGTATTTCTCGGTAAACCACCATGGAACCTGGTTGGCGAGGAGTGTATCCAGTGGATACAAGAGGACGAGCATGCCTGTTATGCGACGCTCATTGAAGACCGGAACGAGCAGTTCGACGAAGGCGCGGTTGCCTTCAAGAAAGAAGGGCTCGGTGTATTGCCGTTTGCCCAGCCGGCTGGCTAATTCGAAAGCCTTGGCTGCCACGGAGGGACCGAATGATTCGATCTCGCTATCCGGCGGCGTTGTGGTCGGCAAGGCGTCAAGCACCTGCCGGCCGGTATCCAGCCAGAGCACTTGGGCAATATCCGGCGAGTTTTTCAAAATGTGCTCGGCGCGTAGCCGGAACAGCTTCTGGCGATTCGCCGAATTGGCCATGTCCAGCGCCAGTTGCTGCATCTGTTCTTCGTTGCCATCAAGGTGAAAGCGCAGATTCTGTTCCAGCCAGAGCACGTCCTTGATCAAGGCCGAGCGCTCTTCCTCTGCTTCGTTGCGGTGCAGCAGCCAGATCAGGGTGAGTACGGCAACGAGCAGCAGCACGATGCCCAGCTTGGGCAAGGCAAGCAGCCAGCGTAGCCGGCGCGAACTGCCAGACGTATTCGGAAGCGTGTGATTCATTTGCAAAATGGTACACCACGTTTTTTCGGGCTGGTTGATTGTGGTTTTCCACAACACGGATATCCACAATGGTCGCGCGATGGCGGCTTGGAGATACTGCCGCCCGTTTTCCGGACTTTTCCGGAACCCGCCATCAGAGGAGCGCAAATTCCATGGCCAGAAGAACGATATTCAAGAGTCTCTATTTTCAGGTGATCGTCGCCATCATCATTGGCGTTGCCCTCGGTCATTTCTATCCCGAAACCGGCGCGGCGATGAAGCCGCTCGGCGATGGCTTTATCAAGCTGATCAAGATGATCATCGCCCCGATCATCTTCTGCACCATCGTTGTCGGCATCGCCGGTATGGAAGACATGAAAAAGGTCGGCAAGACCGGTGGCCTGGCCGTACTTTATTTCGAGGTGGTGAGCAGCGTTGCGCTGATCATCGGCCTCATCGTTGTCAATCTCTGGGCGCCTGGTGTCGGAATGAACGTTGACGTTGCGACGCTCGATACCAAGGGCATCGCCAAGTATGCCGAGCCGGGCAAGATGCAGTCCACAGTTGATTTTCTGCTCAACATCATCCCGACCAGTGTCGTCGATGCCTTTGCCAAGGGCGACATGCTGCAGGTGTTGTTTTTCTCGATTCTCTTCGGTTACGCCATGCATGCCTTTGGCGAGCGCGGCAAGCCGGTCTTCGAGCTGATTGAAAAGTTGTCGCATGTGCTGTTCGGTATCGTTGGCGTGATCATGAAAGTCGCCCCGATCGGCGCCTTTGGTGCGATGGCTTACACCATCGGCAAGCATGGCCTCGGTAGCTTGACGCAGCTGGCCAGTCTGATGGGTGCTTTCTACCTGACCTGCGTGATTTTCATTTTGGGTGTGCTGGGCAGCATTGCTGCGGTCCACGGCTTTTCCATCATTAAATTGATCAAGTACATCAAGGAAGAGCTGTTCCTGGTGCTTGGTACCTCGTCTTCGGAATCGGCGCTGCCGCGTCTGATGGCCAAGATGGAAAACGCCGGCGCCCAGAAATCGGTGGTTGGTCTGGTCGTGCCGACGGGGTATTCGTTCAATCTTGATGGCACCTCGATCTACCTGACCATGGCCGCCGTGTTCATCGCCCAAGCCACCAATACGCCGATGGATCTCGGTCAGCAGATCACCTTGCTGCTCATTTTGTTGCTGACCTCCAAGGGCGCAGCCGGCGTCACCGGCAGCGGCTTCATCGTGCTGGCGGCGACATTGTCAGCCGTCGGTACGGTGCCGGTGGCCGGTCTGGCGCTGATTCTCGGTATTGATCGTTTCATGTCGGAGGCCCGTGCGCTGACCAACTTCATTGGCAATAGCGTCGCTACGCTGGTGGTCGCCAAATGGTGCAATGCGCTCGATGTCCCGCGGATGAATGCTGTTCTCAACAACGAAACAACAGATGAGGCAGAAAACCCGGAGCTGGTTCTCGATGATGCGCCGGACGTGTTCATTCCCCACGTGCCGCGGCCGATCGTCGAGCATCACTGATCGCGATTGGCGTTTCCAAACAAACCGCCGGCTGGTCCGGCGGTTTTTTTATGGGCAACCGGTATGTGGAAAACCACAATACGCAGCGGTTATATCTTTCGTAATAATTTCACTCAGCCGAAATTTTTAAATTTCGCTATTCCATATCCGGAGGAGAAAACAATGAAAGTATCCAAGCTGTTGGTTGCCCTGTTTGCCGGCGCGCTGTCGCTGGCCGCCTATGCCCAAGCCCCCATCGTCATCAAATTCAGCCACGTGGTGGCGGCCGACACGCCGAAAGGCAAGGCGGCCGAAATGTTCGCCAAGAAGGCCGGCGAACTGACCAAGGGCAAGGTCAAGGTCGAGGTCTATGCCAATTCGACCTTGTACAAGGACAAGGAAGAAATGGAAGCGCTGCAACTGGGCGCCGTTCAGATGCTGGCACCCTCACTGGCCAAATTTGGCCCGCTTGGTGTCAAGGAGTTCGAAGTATTCGACCTGCCGTTCATCTTCAGTGACTACGATGGCTTGCGCAAGGTAACCAACGGCGCAGTCGGCAAGCAGTTGCTGGCCAAGCTCGAGCCCAAGGGTATCCGTGGTCTGGGCTACTGGGACAATGGGTTCAAGTCGTTCTCGCTGAATTCTCCGATCAAGTCGCCAGCTGACCTCAAGGGCAAAAAGCTGCGTATCCAGTCGTCGAAGGTGCTTGAAGAAGAAATTCGCGCACTGGGTGGTTTGCCCCAGGTGATGGCTTTCTCCGAGGTGTATCAGGCACTGCAGACTGGCGTGGTCGATGGTACCGAAAATCCGATTTCCAATCTCTACACCCAGAAGATGCATGAAGTGCAAAAGCATCTGACCCTGACCGACCACGGTTACCTGGGTTATGCGGTCATTGTTAACAAGAAGTTCTGGGATGGTCTGCCGGCTGACGTTCGGGCTCAATTGACGGATGCCATGGAGCAGGCAACCCGTTACGCCAACCAGATCGCCAAGGTTGAAAACGACAGCGCGCTGGAGGCTGTGAAGAAGAGTGGCAAGACGACGGTCTATGTGCCGACCAAGGAAGAGCGTCTGGCTTTCAAGAAGGCGCTGGTCCCGGTTCATCAGAAGATGGAAGGCCGCGTTGGCAAGGAAGTCATCCAGGCGGTCTACAAAGACACCGGGTTCAAGCCGGATAGCCTCTAACAGCAGCAACACGAACGCGGGGGCTGCGGCCCCCGCGTCACAACGGGGAACTAGTCATGATCAACAAGGCGTTGAATCATCTTGAAGAGTTGCTGGTCACTTTCCTGATGGGAGCGGCCACACTCATTATTTTCGTCTCCGTCATGCATCGCTATCTGGCCGGTCAGGATATTCCTGGCCTGCAGGACTGGTTGCTGACGCTTGATTTCGGCTGGGCTCAAGAGCTCTGCATCATCATGTTCGTCTGGATGGCCAAGTTCGGCGCGGCCTACGGGGTGCGTACCGGCATCCACGTCGGGGTCGATGTGCTGATCAACCGTCTCGACGACAGCGCTCGGGGCAAGGCCATTGTTTTCGGCTTGCTGGCCGGAGCCTTGTTTACTGGCATCGTGGCGACGCTGGGCGGTCATTTCGTTTGGGAAAACGGGGCGCACTACGCCATCTTCCAGTTCCTCGGTATCGATACCGGCGACAACTATGAAGGTCCGACGACGCCCGATCTCGAATGGCCAACCTGGATTGTCTACAGTGCCATTCCGCTCGGTTCGTCGCTGATGTGCTTCCGTTTCCTGCAAGTTTGTCTGTCGTTCATTCGTACCGGCGAACTGCCGCACCATGACCATGGCCACGTCGATGGTCTGGAAGATGAGACGCCACCAGTCGATGTCAATCTCTATGGCATGGACGACAACCTCCACATGCACGACCTCAAGCACCCGATGATTGGTGAGCGCCGCACGGGTGAAGATCGTCGGCAGGGTGAGGCGAACGCACCGGAAAACGAGCGTCGCACCGCTGAACGCCGCACCAACGACGACAACAAAGGAGGCCAGCAATGAACGCCCTGGTAATTTTCGGCCTGCTGGCCGTGCTCATGCTGACCGGCATGCCGATCTCGATTTCGCTCGGCCTGACGGTACTGACCTTCCTGTTCACGATGACCGAGGTGCCGCTTGAGTCGGTCGCGCTCAAACTATTTACCGGTATTGAGAAGTTCGAAATCATGGCGATTCCGTTCTTCATCCTCGCTGGCAACTTCCTGACTCACGGCGGGGTGGCGAAACGGATGATCAACTTCGCCACGTCAATGGTGGGTCATTGGTATGGCGGTCTCGGTCTGGCTGGCGTGCTGGCCTGCGCACTGTTTGCTGCCGTTTCGGGCTCCAGTCCGGCGACGGTCGTGGCGATCGGTTCCATCCTGCTGCCGGCGATG contains:
- a CDS encoding M48 family metallopeptidase, which gives rise to MTPDFTFIFLLFFGLTVAVRLWLKLRHIRFVAAHRNAVPADFAERIALPAHQKAADYTVDRSKTAIVGTLIEAVLLLAFTLGGGLAVLHDFWSLRLDGLAYGLAMIFSVMIISGLIDLPLSLYSQFVIEARHGFNRMTLGLFFADLLKQTVLGIAIGAPVIAAVLWLMGAMGQYWWLYVWLFWSGFNLLIMFVYPTWIAPLFNKFSPLEDGEMKSRIEALLTRCGFRSSGLFIMDGSKRSSHGNAYFTGFGNTKRIVFFDTLLSRLEPPEVEAVLAHELGHFRKKHVVKRMVLMFAGSLGFLWLLGQLIDAPWFYAGLGVSAQNTTLALILFFLVMPVFTFLLTPLMSHLSRRHEFEADAYAAQHAAASDLIRALVKLYQDNASTLTPDPLHSLFNDSHPPAAQRIAHLQIQEKPA
- the orn gene encoding oligoribonuclease — translated: MAGTANNLVWLDMEMTGLNPDGDRIIEMAMVVTNSELEMVAESPAWVVHQSDEILAGMDDWNQKTHGRSGLIDKVKASTMNEAEVEAQALEFLKKYSLAGHSPMCGNSIGQDRRFMARYMPTLEAFFHYRNLDVSTLKELCKRWQPEIYKGFKKKSKHTALADIYESIDEMKYYREHFLKG
- a CDS encoding ArnT family glycosyltransferase, which produces MPDSLTLIRDTLRRGIRLPPAGWVLAAILAFYVLAGLFGRDPWKGEDAIHIGAAWHMLNYSDWLSPDIAGRPFHEPPLYYWSAALTGMLFGGLLPLHEAMRLASGIWVALALMGLYYAGRELYGEDNAAASPLLLAGCAGLLFHAHDAQPMLIALAAYAGGLGGLAAIGRKPRLTGIFYGLAVAGCLLGTGIAPTLPLLAIAPVAWWLSPDRPKALHTLLIGLAIATVLILPWPLLLLNLEPARFHGWLATELTPLKTPFSLDGGGRFIAMLPWFAFPAFPLAIWTLRLRRKEIKAPAQLLPLVFLLLTLLLLAWAYRPRQIPALLLLPPLALLATPGALALRRGAANAFDWFAMSTFSLFIGIVWLGWSAMALGWPGQMAKRAVVLRPGFVGQFDLLALVVGLAATAWWIWLIVTAPRSPYRSLTHWTLGCTTLWLLATTLIMPWFDFNKSYRPVAQAIAQTLPADHGCLAERGLNQTQLASLSYFVGIEPTNENSKTGQACNWLLVVGDTRSELAAPNGKWTKVWEGNRPGDRKETFRLFRR
- the rpmE gene encoding 50S ribosomal protein L31, which gives rise to MKANIHPDYNEIQVTCSCGSTFTTKSTMKKALHVEVCSLCHPFYTGKQKIVDTAGRVERFNQKFGAMRGKAAA
- the rho gene encoding transcription termination factor Rho; its protein translation is MQLSELKTLHVSKLLDMATELAIENANRMRKMELIYAILKAKAKNGETIYGDGTLEVLSDGFGFLRSSDTSYLANPDDIYVSPSQVRRFNLRTGDTVEGEIRTPKEGERYVALTKLESINGFPPEANKHKIMFENLTPLHPTRHLKLERDIKSEENITSRVIDMIAPVGCGQRGLLVAPPKTGKTVMLQNIAHAITANHPEVILIVLLIDERPEEVTEMTRTVKGEVVASTFDEPATRHVAVAEMVIEKAKRLVEHKKDVVILLDSITRLARAYNTVQPASGKVLTGGVDANALQKPKRFFGAARNIEEGGSLTILATALIDTGSRMDEVIYEEFKGTGNSEIHLDRRMAEKRMYPAVNVNRSGTRREELLLKPDVLQKMWVLRKLCYPMDDLEAMEFLLDKVKSTKGNQEFFDAMRRG
- the trxA gene encoding thioredoxin TrxA, whose protein sequence is MSEHIHYVTDDTFEAEVLQSQQPVLVDYWAEWCGPCKMIAPILDEVATEYAGKLKVAKVNIDDNQGTPAKYGIRGIPTLMIFKNGNIEATKVGALSKSQLAAFIDSNL
- a CDS encoding response regulator transcription factor; its protein translation is MSAPQAHLVDDDDAIRDALAWLLTSRGIPYAAYDSAESFLAAWTPATSGCVVLDMRMTGISGLDCFDQLLERKSALPVIFLTGHGDVPLAVSTLKKGAFDFFEKPLNDNDLATRIEEAMALDARQRAANATVDSVKARISTLTTRERQIMELVLLGKFNKVIADELNISMRTVEVHRANLFDKMQVKTAVELANLLKP
- a CDS encoding sensor histidine kinase, whose translation is MNHTLPNTSGSSRRLRWLLALPKLGIVLLLVAVLTLIWLLHRNEAEEERSALIKDVLWLEQNLRFHLDGNEEQMQQLALDMANSANRQKLFRLRAEHILKNSPDIAQVLWLDTGRQVLDALPTTTPPDSEIESFGPSVAAKAFELASRLGKRQYTEPFFLEGNRAFVELLVPVFNERRITGMLVLLYPLDTLLANQVPWWFTEKYKVEIVDDNDLQFATKTHISGNRSQSYEIPFDPPGSGLLLRVTNYNAPDNSLQRLLVAAIILLAAGVFWSLWLVRDLMKKRSLAEDALREEHAFRAAMEDSLTVGMRARDLLGRVIYVNPAFCRMTGFNAGELVNQAPPMPYWAPEQLEETYAMHQTVLAGEAPTDGFEITFMRKNGERFHALVYEAKLIDGSGRHTGWMASVLDITERKRAEELARQQQEQLQFTSRLVTMGEMASTLAHELNQPLAAIASYNTGCQNLLGSGKATPQDILPVLEKIGVQAQRAGKIIRRVHDFVRKSEPKRAPCLLGDVLEDCLGFVEAEARKRHVRIECSIPQLPPIPADRLMLEQVLLNLIRNGMEAMSANDEPNRTLKIATEIVENELHVSVSDCGSGIAPEIRDKLFTAFFTTKPEGMGIGLSICRSIIEFHRGRLWVEDNLQSPTGSGTIFIFTLPMETA
- a CDS encoding dicarboxylate/amino acid:cation symporter: MARRTIFKSLYFQVIVAIIIGVALGHFYPETGAAMKPLGDGFIKLIKMIIAPIIFCTIVVGIAGMEDMKKVGKTGGLAVLYFEVVSSVALIIGLIVVNLWAPGVGMNVDVATLDTKGIAKYAEPGKMQSTVDFLLNIIPTSVVDAFAKGDMLQVLFFSILFGYAMHAFGERGKPVFELIEKLSHVLFGIVGVIMKVAPIGAFGAMAYTIGKHGLGSLTQLASLMGAFYLTCVIFILGVLGSIAAVHGFSIIKLIKYIKEELFLVLGTSSSESALPRLMAKMENAGAQKSVVGLVVPTGYSFNLDGTSIYLTMAAVFIAQATNTPMDLGQQITLLLILLLTSKGAAGVTGSGFIVLAATLSAVGTVPVAGLALILGIDRFMSEARALTNFIGNSVATLVVAKWCNALDVPRMNAVLNNETTDEAENPELVLDDAPDVFIPHVPRPIVEHH
- a CDS encoding TRAP transporter substrate-binding protein; this translates as MKVSKLLVALFAGALSLAAYAQAPIVIKFSHVVAADTPKGKAAEMFAKKAGELTKGKVKVEVYANSTLYKDKEEMEALQLGAVQMLAPSLAKFGPLGVKEFEVFDLPFIFSDYDGLRKVTNGAVGKQLLAKLEPKGIRGLGYWDNGFKSFSLNSPIKSPADLKGKKLRIQSSKVLEEEIRALGGLPQVMAFSEVYQALQTGVVDGTENPISNLYTQKMHEVQKHLTLTDHGYLGYAVIVNKKFWDGLPADVRAQLTDAMEQATRYANQIAKVENDSALEAVKKSGKTTVYVPTKEERLAFKKALVPVHQKMEGRVGKEVIQAVYKDTGFKPDSL